TTGAATTCCGACAGTTCCCGTCGTTTCTCCTCCAGCGGAATCTTGTAGAACCGGGGATCGGCACAGGCCGTGCCTCCGCATTCCTCCCAGAAATCCCCGAAGTTCGTCTTCAATTTCCGGTCCATGCGCACATGGTTCATGGCATAGTACCCTGCATTGGACACGGCATAGATGGATTCGCAGCCCATCAGGTCCGCCAGGGTCCGCAGCCCGTAGAAGATCAGGTTCTTGGTGCGGTAGCCAAAGAATTTCTTCGTCATGGCCTTCACTGCATCATTCCCCAGGGTGGTTCCCTGCAGGGCCCCCACCCACACGCAGGGCTTCCCGGTTTCCGGATCCGGGCTCAGCCAGAACATGATCTGGTAGAAATCCAGGTCGCCCCAGTGGAGCACCAGGGACAGGCACCCTTCCTTCCGCTGGCCCGGGTGGAACAGCAGATCCAGGGTCAGGGGCCTGTCCTGGAAGGCATCGGTCCACAGGTTCACCCGGCCGTGTTCGACATAGATCCGCCGTAAAAAATCCGGCTGCAGCAGCTGTTCCAGGGCAAAGATGTGGTACGTGATCAGCCGGCACCGCTGCGCCCAGGAAGCCCCCTTGTAGAAAAAGGCCCGGGTCGCCTGTTCCAGCAGGCAGGGCATGCCCTGGAGCACTTCCCGGCGCAGGGGCGTGGCCTGGAAAAACTTCTGCAGTGCCGCCATCTGCTGGCTGTGGATCCGGCAGCGCAGCAGGTACACCCAGTACCGCTTCCGTTCCTTCAAATGTTCCAAATTGTAGCAGGCCCTTCCCGCCGCTTTGATTTCCGCCCAATCCATGCTGTGCCATTCCTTTCTTCATGAAGAAAGGGCCGTCGCCGCTGGTGCGATAGCCCTCTGTCTGTTATTTGTTGTTCTTGATGACCTTGTTCAGCTCTCTCCGCACGAACAGGCCAAATTCGTGGTGAGGCCAGTCAGACCGGGGATTGATGGCGCCGCTTTCCATTTCGCGGCTGTAGCTCCAGTGGTCATCCTTGAACTTGCCATTGATGGTGTTCAGGGTGGCGAACCGGCCTCTGTAATCCAGGATGGTCATGGGTTCCCGGCGGAAATTGTCTTCCGTCACATCGAACTTGTCCACGGCCATGGCAATGACCACATCCGCTCCGCTGGCCTTGGCTACGGCCTGGAGACCTTCTTTGGTGAACAGGTTGTCCTGTTCCTGCAGGGCCACTTTCCGGACCGTATCGGAATCCACCATGTCATATTCCGGATACTGGAATTTCTTGGCAATTTCGTTGCTGTATACGATAGGTTTCATGCCCTCGTTGTCTTCCACCTTTTCACCGATCATCAGAGGGACCACTGCCAGTTTCAGGGATTTGACCTGAGGAGTGGCAGCAGGGGTCTGCTGCTGGGAAGTGGTTTCCGCCGGCTTGGTCGGGGTAAAGGTGAAGGTCCCGGCTTCCGC
This region of Acidaminococcus timonensis genomic DNA includes:
- a CDS encoding VirK/YbjX family protein, whose protein sequence is MDWAEIKAAGRACYNLEHLKERKRYWVYLLRCRIHSQQMAALQKFFQATPLRREVLQGMPCLLEQATRAFFYKGASWAQRCRLITYHIFALEQLLQPDFLRRIYVEHGRVNLWTDAFQDRPLTLDLLFHPGQRKEGCLSLVLHWGDLDFYQIMFWLSPDPETGKPCVWVGALQGTTLGNDAVKAMTKKFFGYRTKNLIFYGLRTLADLMGCESIYAVSNAGYYAMNHVRMDRKLKTNFGDFWEECGGTACADPRFYKIPLEEKRRELSEFKPSKRANHRRRYELMDRMRAEMEEKLAPWKK